A stretch of Lactuca sativa cultivar Salinas chromosome 6, Lsat_Salinas_v11, whole genome shotgun sequence DNA encodes these proteins:
- the LOC111885847 gene encoding auxin-induced protein PCNT115 has translation MSGVRRIKLGSQGLEVSAIGLGCMGMSQGYGLPKPEEEMIKVIHHAINSGVTHLDTSDVYGPHTNEILVGKALKGVKREDVQLATKFGVKFGESFDKAEVHGEPEYVRACCEASLKRLDVDYIDLYYVHRIDTTVPIEVTMGELKKLVEEGKIKYIGLSEAGPATIRRAHAVHPITAVQLEWSLWTRDAEEEVIPTCRELGIGIVPWGPLGSGFFASGPKLVDNLTDNDFRKILPRMQGENFDHNRVIYERINEMAQRKGCTSSQLALAWVLHQGDDVGPIPGTTKIENLNQNLGALDVKLTAEDLAEIESISFKGARMPEFLLVHSYTNSDTPPLSSWKSK, from the exons ATGTCAGGTGTGAGAAGAATTAAGCTTGGATCACAGGGGCTAGAGGTTTCAGCTATTGGACTAGGATGTATGGGCATGTCTCAAGGCTACGGACTTCCCAAACCTGAAGAAGAGATGATCAAAGTCATCCACCACGCCATCAACTCCGGCGTTACTCATCTCGACACCTCCGACGTCTACGGACCTCACACTAACGAAATCCTCGTCGGCAAG GCTTTGAAGGGAGTGAAGAGAGAGGACGTTCAATTGGCTACGAAATTTGGAGTCAAATTCGGAGAAAGTTTTGATAAGGCGGAAGTCCATGGAGAACCGGAGTACGTTAGGGCTTGTTGTGAAGCCAGTTTGAAGCGGCTTGATGTTGATTACATCGATCTTTACTATGTTCATCGCATCGATACAACTGTCCCTATTGAAGTCACG ATGGGAGAACTCAAGAAACTTGTTGAAGAAGGTAAGATAAAATACATTGGTCTATCAGAAGCCGGACCTGCAACTATCAGAAGAGCACACGCTGTTCATCCAATAACAGCTGTACAACTGGAGTGGTCTTTATGGACTAGAGATGCAGAAGAAGAAGTCATTCCTACTTGCAG agAATTGGGAATTGGGATTGTTCCTTGGGGTCCTTTGGGTAGTGGGTTCTTCGCATCAGGTCCGAAGTTGGTGGACAATCTGACAGATAACGACTTTAGAAAG ATTCTACCAAGGATGCAAGGAGAGAACTTTGACCACAATAGGGTTATATATGAGCGGATTAATGAAATGGCACAAAGAAAGGGGTGCACATCGTCACAGTTGGCACTAGCTTGGGTCCTACACCAAGGTGATGATGTGGGTCCCATCCCTGGTACAACCAAGATTGAAAATCTGAACCAGAACCTTGGAGCCCTTGATGTTAAACTCACAGCTGAGGATTTGGCTGAGATTGAATCTATATCATTCAAGGGTGCTAGAATGCCTGAATTTCTTTTGGTGCATAGTTATACAAATTCGGATACTCCACCTTTGTCCTCATGGAAATCCAAATAA
- the LOC111885761 gene encoding probable aldo-keto reductase 2: MGEAVVIPTRKIGCQGLQVSAIGLGCMSMSQTPKSQQEMIELLHTAIDSGVTFLDTSDVYGPHANELLIGEALKGGRREKVQLATKFGITSISLAEGLAVTGDPTYVKEACAGSLKRLGVEFIDLYYVHRIDTTIPIELTMEALKELVEEGKIKYIGLSEASPETIRRAHAVHPITAVQLEWSLWTRDVEEEVIPTCRELGIGIVPYSPLGKGFFSSGLNLAENLALGDFRRNIPKFQGENLEQNMILLERVNKMAKKKGCTTSQLALAWVLQQGDDVSPIPGTTKIENFKENIGAVSVKLTHQDMDDLETIASSVKGERYPDAVMKSNWNNANTPPLSSWKAK; this comes from the exons ATGGGAGAAGCAGTTGTGATACCTACAAGAAAGATCGGATGCCAAGGTTTACAGGTATCAGCAATTGGATTAGGATGTATGAGTATGTCCCAAACCCCCAAATCACAACAAGAGATGATCGAACTCCTACACACCGCCATTGATTCAGGCGTCACCTTCCTCGACACCTCCGATGTCTACGGTCCTCACGCCAACGAACTCCTAATCGGCGAG GCTTTGAAAGGAGGGAGACGAGAAAAAGTACAGTTAGCTACCAAATTTGGGATCACGTCAATCTCACTTGCAGAAGGGCTAGCGGTGACCGGCGATCCTACTTATGTTAAGGAAGCTTGCGCCGGTAGCTTGAAGCGGCTAGGAGTTGAGTTCATCGATCTCTATTATGTTCATCGGATTGATACAACAATTCCTATTGAACTCACG ATGGAAGCACTGAAGGAGCTAGTTGAGGAAGGTAAGATAAAATACATAGGTCTTTCTGAAGCTTCACCTGAAACCATTAGAAGGGCACATGCTGTTCATCCAATAACTGCTGTTCAGCTTGAATGGTCGTTGTGGACAAGAGATGTTGAAGAAGAAGTTATTCCCACTTGCAG AGAACTTGGTATTGGGATTGTTCCATATTCCCCTCTAGGAAAAGGATTCTTCTCCTCTGGTCTAAATCTTGCTGAAAACCTTGCCCTTGGTGACTTCCGAAGG AATATACCGAAGTTTCAGGGTGAGAATCTGGAGCAGAACATGATTTTGTTGGAAAGGGTAAACAAAATGGCAAAAAAGAAGGGGTGCACGACTTCACAGCTAGCATTAGCGTGGGTTCTACAGCAGGGGGATGATGTAAGTCCCATACCTGGGACTACTAAGATTGAGAactttaaggaaaatattggagcTGTATCTGTGAAATTGACACATCAAGACATGGATGACTTGGAAACAATCGCGTCTAGTGTGAAGGGTGAGAGATATCCAGATGCAGTAATGAAATCCAATTGGAACAATGCCAATACTCCACCTTTGTCATCTTGGAAAGCCAAGTAA